In one Candidatus Polarisedimenticolaceae bacterium genomic region, the following are encoded:
- a CDS encoding class I SAM-dependent methyltransferase, with protein MTLIPSTRAEQRRVTTPRSCDDSSLDSEATSSSAARLLDAEPFATITQGHGRLSLEIALSCPYPDSEDHRGVGRRRERAMTRASRSEELAAARSRIRRRVVPDADYHQNRYAKALDEFVRPGCRWLDLGAGHQLHGGWVGASESDLARRAGLLVGCDLEADALKINPSLTLAVTANAKALPFATGTFDLVSANMVVEHLDNPDAGFAEIRRILAPGGVFVFVTPNKASMAVGTASLLLPQGVRKRIAEAIEGRSEADVFPTYYRANTASAIQRLARATGFRIRVLDFFSTFPIPNQPLTLLRVECLWIRILRLDALSRFRSNVVCCLEAA; from the coding sequence ATGACGCTCATCCCGTCGACTCGCGCTGAGCAGCGTCGGGTGACGACGCCCCGAAGCTGCGATGACTCCTCGTTGGATTCCGAAGCCACATCCTCAAGCGCTGCACGCCTCCTTGATGCCGAGCCGTTCGCCACGATAACGCAGGGACACGGCCGACTTTCTCTAGAAATCGCTCTCTCTTGCCCCTATCCTGACTCGGAAGATCATCGAGGCGTGGGGCGACGGCGTGAGAGAGCCATGACGCGTGCGTCAAGAAGTGAAGAACTGGCCGCTGCGCGGAGTCGAATTCGCCGGCGTGTGGTCCCTGACGCGGATTATCACCAAAACAGATATGCGAAAGCCCTCGACGAGTTCGTCCGACCAGGGTGTCGATGGTTGGATCTAGGTGCCGGACATCAGCTCCACGGGGGATGGGTTGGTGCGAGTGAATCCGATCTCGCCCGTCGGGCTGGGCTGCTCGTGGGGTGTGACCTGGAAGCCGACGCGTTGAAGATCAACCCGTCGCTGACCCTCGCGGTGACGGCGAACGCCAAGGCGTTGCCGTTTGCCACCGGGACCTTTGACCTCGTGAGTGCCAATATGGTGGTCGAGCACCTCGACAATCCCGATGCCGGCTTCGCTGAAATTAGGAGAATTCTCGCCCCCGGTGGCGTGTTCGTTTTCGTGACCCCGAACAAGGCCAGCATGGCCGTGGGGACGGCCTCGTTGCTACTTCCCCAGGGAGTGCGAAAGCGGATCGCGGAAGCCATCGAGGGTCGCAGCGAGGCGGATGTCTTCCCCACGTACTATCGGGCCAATACTGCGTCGGCAATCCAGCGGCTCGCTCGCGCAACGGGGTTTCGTATCCGGGTGCTGGACTTTTTCAGTACCTTCCCGATCCCGAACCAACCGCTCACGTTGCTTCGCGTCGAATGCCTCTGGATCCGGATTTTGCGTCTCGACGCGCTCAGTAGGTTTCGGTCGAACGTCGTGTGCTGCCTCGAAGCAGCTTGA